A single genomic interval of Oceanithermus profundus DSM 14977 harbors:
- a CDS encoding ABC transporter substrate-binding protein, giving the protein MKRWILKLGALALVLTMGLGAAKTTKVTVAGWGGESEIALYKELFKKFEAEHPNIKVELLHIPSRDYWTKLTAMFAAGKAPDLFFTNNINFPALAAKGVARPLEPFIKKDNYDTGIFYKGILDAFRFEGKLYALPRDISNMVVYYNRDLLREAGLPDPDPDWTWDDFLRYAKALTKEEGGKRTQWGVSFYTYFLFWEPWVWSNGGRWYSPDHSKFLLNSPASVEGLQFYVDLRWKHHVAPTPAEAADRSAYSLFLGGKTGMIVDGRWRVPSLKKKAKFDWDIVPFPRGKAGSIVDIDGSGWAISRQSRNPDAAWEVLKFLAGPEGSLAFTKGGLIIPAIGFDPNNPQATNAILKAFFQPPPPRHQQYFLTVNKDAVPTETFERWSEALNLISKALGPVWEGKEDVQTALDKVAPAVQKILDEVQAERAKRK; this is encoded by the coding sequence ATGAAGCGTTGGATCCTCAAACTGGGAGCCCTGGCCCTCGTGCTGACGATGGGCCTGGGCGCAGCCAAGACCACCAAGGTCACCGTGGCCGGGTGGGGCGGCGAGTCGGAGATCGCCCTCTACAAGGAACTCTTCAAGAAGTTCGAGGCCGAGCACCCGAACATCAAGGTCGAGCTGCTGCACATCCCCTCGCGCGACTACTGGACCAAGCTGACCGCGATGTTCGCCGCCGGCAAGGCGCCCGACCTCTTCTTCACCAACAACATCAACTTCCCCGCCCTGGCGGCCAAGGGCGTGGCCCGGCCGCTCGAGCCCTTCATCAAGAAGGACAACTACGACACCGGTATCTTCTACAAAGGCATCCTCGATGCCTTCCGCTTCGAGGGCAAGCTCTACGCCCTGCCGCGCGACATCTCCAACATGGTCGTCTACTACAACCGCGACCTGCTGCGCGAGGCGGGCCTGCCCGACCCCGACCCCGACTGGACCTGGGACGACTTCCTGCGCTACGCGAAGGCGCTGACCAAGGAAGAGGGCGGCAAGCGCACCCAGTGGGGCGTGAGCTTCTACACCTACTTCCTCTTCTGGGAGCCCTGGGTCTGGTCCAACGGCGGCCGCTGGTACAGCCCCGACCACTCCAAGTTCCTGCTCAACAGCCCCGCCTCGGTCGAGGGTCTGCAGTTCTACGTGGACCTGCGCTGGAAGCACCACGTCGCCCCCACCCCCGCCGAGGCCGCCGACCGCAGCGCCTACAGCCTCTTCCTGGGCGGCAAGACGGGCATGATCGTCGACGGCCGCTGGCGCGTGCCCAGCCTCAAGAAGAAGGCCAAGTTCGACTGGGACATCGTCCCCTTCCCCCGCGGCAAGGCCGGGAGCATCGTCGACATCGACGGCTCCGGCTGGGCCATCTCGCGGCAGAGCCGCAATCCCGACGCCGCCTGGGAGGTGCTCAAGTTCCTGGCCGGGCCCGAAGGCAGCCTCGCCTTCACCAAGGGCGGCCTGATCATCCCCGCGATCGGCTTCGACCCCAACAACCCCCAGGCCACGAACGCCATCCTCAAGGCCTTCTTCCAGCCGCCGCCGCCGCGCCACCAGCAGTACTTCCTCACCGTCAACAAGGACGCGGTGCCCACCGAGACCTTCGAGCGCTGGAGCGAGGCGCTGAACCTCATCTCCAAGGCGCTGGGACCGGTATGGGAAGGCAAGGAGGACGTGCAGACCGCCCTCGACAAGGTCGCGCCGGCGGTGCAGAAGATCCTCGACGAAGTTCAGGCCGAGCGCGCGAAGCGCAAGTAA
- a CDS encoding DUF3800 domain-containing protein, with protein MEPLHFLFIDETGVLSRDRRQPFFGLGLLRTADTAALSAELHALLQQARGRVHPRFEFKFARIGRRSAWVYRELVDLFFGVPGLGFKAQVLDKRQPGFDPGRNYGGLWEAQIGYTRRLVDSALADGAYGVVIADHVTKPRESQRYFEREVRRHPRVLNALMLDSNATLYVQLADVLLGLVVYDCKVRAGAAAPNPVKQEIARYLAGRVGVSELCRPHTRREPPYFGVRLVAPPGGKEE; from the coding sequence ATGGAGCCCCTGCACTTTTTGTTCATCGACGAAACCGGCGTGCTCAGCCGCGACCGGCGCCAGCCCTTCTTCGGTCTGGGGCTGTTGCGCACCGCCGACACCGCCGCGCTTTCGGCCGAGCTGCACGCGCTCCTGCAACAGGCGCGCGGCCGCGTGCACCCGCGCTTCGAGTTCAAGTTCGCCCGCATCGGGCGGAGGAGCGCCTGGGTCTACCGCGAGCTGGTGGACCTCTTCTTCGGCGTGCCGGGGCTCGGCTTCAAGGCCCAGGTGCTCGACAAACGCCAGCCCGGCTTCGACCCCGGACGCAACTACGGCGGCCTCTGGGAGGCGCAGATCGGCTACACCCGCCGGCTCGTGGACAGCGCCCTGGCCGACGGCGCCTACGGCGTGGTCATCGCCGACCACGTGACCAAGCCGCGCGAGTCGCAGCGCTACTTCGAGCGCGAGGTGCGCCGCCACCCGCGGGTGCTGAACGCTTTGATGCTCGATTCCAACGCCACCCTCTACGTGCAGCTGGCCGACGTGCTCTTGGGCCTCGTGGTCTACGACTGCAAGGTGCGCGCCGGCGCGGCCGCGCCCAACCCGGTCAAGCAGGAGATCGCCCGTTACCTGGCCGGGCGCGTGGGTGTGAGCGAGCTCTGCCGGCCTCACACCCGTCGTGAACCGCCTTACTTTGGCGTGCGCCTGGTGGCTCCGCCGGGAGGCAAGGAAGAATGA
- a CDS encoding carbohydrate ABC transporter permease has product MSSYRRFPWLFILPSLVGFFAFNAGPILISLVLSFTEWDVFDPLNLGAVTDSWVGLENYREMARDPVLHKAFWNTLYYVLVAVPLEIFISLLVALGLNRDFPGVKIVRTLYLLPTVTSVVAVGLLWRWVLNPYVGPVNLFLRWIGQQLEALFGFFGLTAPGAVHWLATEGPGWLSDERWAMPGIILAAVWAGIGFRMLIFLAGLQNIDKTYYEAASLDGAGPWQQFWNVTLPLLSPTVFLNTLLALIGGFQVFGLIYVMTGGGPLDATNVLLFYLYQKAFGIFPPDMGYASAIAWLLFAFLFALTVVQWQLRKRWVWEEA; this is encoded by the coding sequence ATGTCCAGCTACCGCCGCTTTCCCTGGCTCTTCATCCTGCCCAGCCTGGTGGGCTTCTTCGCCTTCAACGCCGGGCCGATCCTGATCTCGCTCGTCCTCTCGTTCACCGAGTGGGACGTCTTCGACCCCCTCAACCTCGGCGCCGTCACAGACAGCTGGGTGGGGCTCGAGAACTACCGCGAGATGGCGCGCGACCCGGTGCTCCACAAGGCCTTCTGGAACACCCTCTACTACGTGCTGGTGGCGGTGCCGCTGGAAATCTTCATCTCGCTCTTGGTGGCCCTGGGGCTGAACCGCGATTTTCCCGGGGTCAAGATCGTGCGCACCCTCTACCTGCTGCCCACGGTGACCAGCGTGGTGGCCGTGGGCCTGTTGTGGCGCTGGGTGCTGAACCCCTACGTGGGCCCGGTCAACCTCTTCCTGCGCTGGATTGGCCAGCAGCTCGAGGCCCTCTTCGGTTTCTTCGGCCTCACCGCCCCCGGGGCGGTCCACTGGCTGGCCACCGAGGGCCCCGGCTGGCTCTCCGACGAGCGCTGGGCCATGCCCGGCATCATCCTCGCCGCCGTCTGGGCGGGGATCGGCTTCCGCATGCTCATCTTCCTGGCGGGCCTGCAGAACATCGACAAGACCTACTACGAGGCCGCGTCGCTCGACGGCGCCGGCCCCTGGCAGCAGTTCTGGAACGTCACCCTGCCGCTGCTCTCGCCCACCGTCTTCCTCAACACCCTGCTGGCGCTGATCGGCGGCTTCCAGGTCTTCGGGCTGATCTACGTGATGACCGGCGGCGGGCCCCTCGACGCCACCAACGTGCTGCTCTTCTACCTCTACCAGAAGGCCTTCGGCATCTTCCCGCCCGACATGGGCTACGCCTCGGCGATCGCCTGGCTGCTCTTCGCCTTCCTCTTCGCCCTCACCGTGGTGCAGTGGCAGCTGCGCAAGCGCTGGGTCTGGGAGGAGGCATGA
- a CDS encoding carbohydrate ABC transporter permease, translated as MSKQRQRITDAVIFVVLLLGGLTMLVPFLWMISTSFKEPGSLFDLPIQLWPEKLHWENYQRVLTAVPFARWYFNSLVLALGLTFLNLTSGALAGYAFARFSWKGKDVMFLFSLITLMIPAHVLIIPLFIIMSRLGWIDTYYALVLPGLFDAFAIFLMRQNFISLPRELEEAALIDGATPWQIYWKIALPLAAPALATLGTFTFLGGWNAFLWPLIATNSIEMRPLTVGLAVFNTQFTTEWTVLMAGLSLATIPPIIVFLAAQKYFIRGLTLGSLKG; from the coding sequence GTGAGTAAGCAAAGGCAACGAATTACCGACGCCGTCATCTTCGTGGTGCTGCTGCTGGGCGGCCTGACCATGCTCGTGCCCTTCCTGTGGATGATCTCGACGAGCTTCAAGGAGCCGGGATCGCTCTTCGACCTGCCCATCCAGCTCTGGCCCGAGAAGCTGCACTGGGAGAACTACCAGCGGGTGCTCACCGCGGTACCCTTCGCGCGCTGGTACTTCAACTCGCTGGTGCTGGCGCTGGGCCTCACCTTCCTGAACCTCACCAGCGGCGCGCTCGCCGGTTACGCCTTCGCGCGCTTTAGCTGGAAGGGCAAGGACGTGATGTTCCTCTTCTCGCTGATCACGTTGATGATCCCGGCCCACGTGCTGATCATCCCGCTCTTCATCATCATGAGCCGGCTCGGCTGGATCGACACCTACTACGCCCTCGTCCTGCCGGGCCTCTTCGACGCCTTCGCCATCTTCCTGATGCGCCAGAACTTCATCTCGCTGCCCCGGGAGCTGGAGGAGGCCGCGCTCATCGACGGGGCCACCCCCTGGCAGATCTACTGGAAGATCGCGCTGCCGCTCGCGGCCCCGGCGCTGGCCACGCTGGGCACCTTCACCTTCCTGGGCGGCTGGAACGCCTTCCTCTGGCCGCTGATCGCCACCAACTCCATCGAGATGCGCCCGCTCACCGTGGGCCTGGCGGTCTTCAACACCCAGTTCACCACCGAGTGGACGGTGCTCATGGCCGGCCTCTCGCTGGCGACGATCCCGCCCATCATCGTCTTCCTGGCCGCGCAGAAGTACTTCATCCGCGGGCTGACGCTGGGCAGCCTGAAGGGTTGA
- a CDS encoding glycoside hydrolase family 3 protein translates to MNRRLLALLMLFSLALAAHPGQFMVLSFRGAEPPTGLIERYRPAGVILFPSNLADDPVGTVRELRRRYPELLVLIDQEGGPFFSYRAPGVPRFPAAMALAAANDPELTRAVGRAIGQEVAYLGANVDLAPVLDVNVNPRNPIIGLRSFGADPEAVIRHGLAFARGLEEAGVLWTAKHFPGHGDTHTDSHTGLPIVDKPRAEIERVELAPFRAAVRAGVPVIMTAHILYPALDPDAPATLSRKILTGLLREEMGYDGLIVTDDMGMRAISGRWGAGEAAVRAVLAGADLVLVGRGGGTAEAVYAALEEALASGRITPQRAAASERRLQAARSRLRPPAPEPDWKALEALNLKAARAGVTWLSGELPVPGAGTLVIAPRVRATWGAEPSLAELAPKYLPGAHYQVVGEAPSGNDIATAVERAKKFDRVVLGTYHWLGRLPEEQVWLYEALVNTGKPVYVVALGNPDDYTYLDPAPAGYLVTYGYRAAQVRAALEALSGSFVPGGRLPVPVGPFPIGSGIGR, encoded by the coding sequence GTGAACCGACGCTTGCTCGCCCTGCTGATGCTCTTCTCGCTCGCCCTCGCCGCCCACCCGGGGCAGTTCATGGTCCTCTCCTTCCGGGGCGCCGAGCCGCCCACCGGGCTGATCGAACGCTACCGCCCCGCGGGGGTGATCCTCTTCCCCTCGAACCTGGCGGACGATCCGGTGGGTACCGTGCGCGAGCTGCGCCGGCGCTACCCCGAACTGCTCGTCCTCATCGATCAGGAGGGCGGCCCCTTCTTCAGCTACCGCGCCCCCGGCGTGCCCCGCTTCCCCGCGGCCATGGCCCTGGCGGCCGCGAACGACCCCGAGCTCACCCGCGCGGTCGGCCGCGCCATCGGCCAGGAGGTCGCCTACCTGGGCGCGAACGTGGACCTGGCCCCGGTGCTCGACGTCAACGTCAACCCCAGGAACCCGATCATCGGTCTGCGCAGCTTCGGCGCCGACCCCGAGGCGGTGATCCGGCACGGGCTGGCCTTCGCCCGGGGGCTCGAGGAGGCCGGGGTGCTCTGGACGGCCAAACACTTCCCCGGCCACGGCGACACCCACACCGACTCCCACACCGGGCTGCCGATCGTGGACAAGCCGCGCGCGGAGATCGAGCGGGTGGAGCTCGCCCCCTTCCGGGCGGCCGTGCGCGCCGGCGTTCCCGTCATCATGACCGCCCACATCCTCTACCCCGCCCTCGACCCCGACGCCCCGGCCACCCTCTCCCGCAAGATCCTCACCGGCCTCCTGCGGGAGGAGATGGGCTACGACGGGTTGATCGTCACCGACGACATGGGCATGCGCGCCATCTCGGGCCGCTGGGGCGCGGGCGAGGCCGCGGTGCGGGCGGTGCTGGCCGGAGCCGACCTGGTGCTGGTGGGCCGCGGCGGCGGCACCGCCGAGGCGGTCTACGCGGCCCTGGAAGAAGCGCTCGCGAGCGGCCGGATCACGCCGCAGCGTGCCGCGGCCAGCGAGCGCCGGCTGCAAGCGGCGCGGAGCCGGCTGCGTCCGCCCGCCCCCGAGCCCGACTGGAAGGCGCTCGAGGCGCTCAACCTGAAGGCCGCGCGCGCCGGCGTCACCTGGCTTTCCGGCGAACTGCCCGTCCCCGGGGCGGGCACGCTGGTGATCGCCCCCCGGGTGCGCGCCACCTGGGGCGCCGAACCCAGCCTGGCCGAGCTGGCCCCCAAGTATCTGCCCGGGGCGCACTACCAGGTCGTGGGCGAGGCGCCTTCAGGAAACGACATCGCGACGGCCGTGGAGCGCGCGAAGAAGTTCGACCGCGTCGTCCTCGGCACCTACCACTGGCTGGGCCGGCTGCCCGAGGAGCAGGTCTGGCTCTACGAAGCGCTGGTGAACACCGGAAAACCCGTCTACGTCGTCGCGCTGGGCAACCCCGACGACTACACCTACCTGGACCCCGCGCCCGCGGGGTACCTGGTCACCTACGGCTACCGCGCGGCCCAGGTGCGCGCCGCGTTGGAAGCGCTGTCCGGGAGCTTCGTCCCCGGCGGCAGGCTACCGGTACCGGTGGGGCCCTTCCCCATCGGATCGGGAATCGGGAGGTAA
- a CDS encoding histidine phosphatase family protein gives MKTLFLIRHGENIWNREHRLGGWTDVPLTPLGRAQAAGLRPQLAGERFDAVWASDLVRAWKTAELAGFVPERVPELREIHFGRLEGRRWESLDPATQEAMMGFERFRAPGGEATLEVLERVTAFVDALPAGRHLIFSHAGVMRALLWLSGDLQIVPHTTVYVYEWPARRLVEVWRED, from the coding sequence ATGAAGACCCTGTTCTTGATCCGCCACGGCGAGAACATCTGGAACCGCGAGCACCGGCTGGGCGGCTGGACCGACGTGCCGCTGACGCCGCTGGGGCGCGCGCAGGCCGCGGGGTTGCGGCCGCAACTGGCGGGCGAACGCTTCGACGCCGTCTGGGCGAGCGACTTGGTGCGGGCCTGGAAGACGGCCGAGCTGGCGGGCTTCGTGCCCGAAAGGGTGCCCGAGTTGCGCGAGATCCACTTCGGCCGGCTCGAGGGTCGGCGCTGGGAGAGCCTGGATCCGGCGACGCAGGAGGCGATGATGGGCTTCGAGCGCTTTCGCGCCCCCGGCGGCGAGGCGACGCTGGAGGTGCTCGAGCGGGTGACCGCCTTCGTGGACGCGCTGCCGGCGGGGCGGCACCTGATCTTCAGCCACGCCGGGGTGATGCGCGCGCTCTTGTGGCTCTCCGGGGACCTGCAGATCGTTCCCCACACCACGGTCTACGTCTACGAGTGGCCGGCCCGGCGTTTGGTGGAGGTATGGCGCGAAGACTAG
- a CDS encoding GNAT family N-acetyltransferase: MRLPRELETERLRLRTPRTDDQDFLEGLFSDPGVVRYLSFRPVEEPERVRAMLSSFMAAWARHGGDLSLEKQGCLYVLERRSDRAPLGTLGVRKETYGYELSYALARAAWGRGYMPEAVRAVSGWLLENGAWRVFATCHVDNTGSQRVLEKAGFEREGRMRRYFTFPNLGPEPADGYLYAKVIPARRSS; this comes from the coding sequence ATGCGCCTGCCCCGCGAGCTCGAGACCGAGCGGCTGCGCTTGCGCACCCCGCGAACGGACGACCAGGACTTCCTCGAGGGGTTGTTCTCCGATCCCGGCGTCGTGCGCTACCTCAGCTTCCGGCCCGTCGAGGAGCCCGAGCGCGTCCGGGCGATGCTGAGCAGTTTCATGGCCGCCTGGGCCCGTCACGGCGGCGACCTGTCGCTGGAAAAGCAGGGCTGCCTCTACGTGCTCGAGCGCCGCTCCGATCGGGCGCCGCTGGGCACGCTGGGCGTGCGCAAGGAGACCTACGGCTACGAGCTCAGCTACGCCCTGGCGCGCGCCGCCTGGGGCCGCGGCTACATGCCCGAGGCGGTGCGGGCCGTCAGCGGCTGGCTGCTCGAGAACGGCGCCTGGCGCGTCTTCGCCACCTGCCACGTGGACAACACCGGGTCGCAGCGCGTCCTCGAAAAAGCGGGGTTCGAGCGCGAAGGCCGCATGCGCCGCTACTTCACCTTCCCCAACCTGGGCCCAGAGCCGGCCGACGGCTACCTCTACGCAAAAGTAATCCCCGCGCGCCGTTCGTCGTGA
- a CDS encoding cobyric acid synthase, which produces MARRLAPVLMVQGATSGAGKSLLVTALARWFARRGVRTAPFKAQNMSNHARVAAGGEMGSAQYLQALAAGATPEVRMNPVLLKPEAETRSQVVVLGRHDPALSRTSWNERKPRLWPVVRESLRALREEYELVLAEGAGSPAEVNLRAGDLVNMAVAREAGAAVLLVADIDRGGAFAHLWGTWSLLAAEERALVRGFVLNKFRGDAALLAPAPEQLERWTEVPTLGVLPYLRHRLPDEDAPLLGTAAGGAGPRVAIVAYPYASNLDEFWPLAELARVELVREPAALAEAELVILPGSKHTAASAEWLASSGMARALRDYAASGRPLLGVCGGLQLLGRAVHDPEGVEGAAQGLGLLELETTMDPGKTVRRSRGRFAELEGYWAALSGLEAWGYEIHHGNSRAGGGTREALASGLGFARGNVLGVYLHGLFEDPAVQRALFGRAAAGLEREFDRLADALEEHLDMERIENMTFSHRKPAGRAGPVAPPDPPRIPRLVLYLGGARAGKSAAALARARALGGGAVSFVATASPGDEEMAARAAAHRAERPAAWETIEEPRDAAAALGRAKHDVVVLDCLTLLVSNLLLEGGEAAVREGVEALLAAWRESGRTLVVVSNEVGMGIVPENALARRYRDLLGWANRTVAAAADEVRLVVAGRELPLG; this is translated from the coding sequence ATGGCGCGAAGACTAGCCCCGGTGCTGATGGTCCAGGGGGCCACCTCGGGTGCGGGGAAGAGCCTGCTGGTGACCGCGCTGGCGCGCTGGTTCGCCCGCCGGGGCGTGCGGACGGCCCCCTTCAAGGCGCAGAACATGTCGAACCACGCCCGCGTGGCCGCGGGCGGCGAGATGGGCAGCGCCCAGTACCTGCAGGCGCTGGCGGCCGGAGCGACGCCGGAGGTGCGGATGAACCCGGTGCTGCTCAAGCCCGAGGCCGAGACCCGTAGTCAGGTGGTGGTGCTGGGCCGGCACGACCCCGCGCTCTCGCGCACGTCCTGGAACGAGCGCAAGCCGCGGCTGTGGCCGGTGGTGCGGGAGAGCCTGCGGGCGCTGCGCGAAGAGTACGAGCTGGTGCTCGCCGAGGGGGCGGGCAGCCCCGCCGAGGTCAACCTGCGCGCCGGCGACCTCGTCAACATGGCCGTCGCCCGCGAGGCGGGCGCGGCGGTGCTGCTGGTGGCCGATATCGACCGCGGCGGCGCCTTCGCCCACCTCTGGGGCACCTGGAGCCTGCTCGCGGCCGAGGAGCGTGCGCTGGTGCGGGGCTTCGTGCTCAACAAGTTCCGCGGCGACGCCGCGCTGCTCGCGCCCGCGCCCGAGCAGCTCGAGCGCTGGACCGAGGTGCCCACGCTGGGGGTGCTACCCTACCTGCGCCACCGCCTCCCCGACGAGGACGCGCCGCTCTTGGGCACGGCCGCGGGGGGCGCGGGGCCGCGCGTCGCCATCGTCGCCTACCCCTACGCCTCGAACCTCGACGAGTTCTGGCCGCTTGCGGAGCTGGCCCGGGTGGAGCTGGTGCGCGAGCCGGCCGCGCTGGCGGAGGCCGAGCTGGTGATCCTGCCCGGCTCCAAGCACACCGCCGCCAGCGCCGAATGGCTGGCGTCGAGCGGGATGGCGCGGGCGCTGCGCGACTACGCGGCCTCGGGCCGACCGCTGCTGGGCGTCTGCGGCGGGCTGCAGCTTTTGGGCCGCGCGGTGCACGACCCCGAGGGGGTGGAGGGCGCGGCGCAGGGGCTCGGGCTCTTGGAGCTCGAGACGACGATGGACCCCGGCAAGACGGTGCGCCGCAGCCGCGGCCGTTTTGCGGAGCTGGAGGGCTACTGGGCGGCGCTCAGCGGCCTGGAGGCCTGGGGCTACGAGATCCACCACGGCAACAGCCGCGCCGGCGGCGGGACCCGCGAGGCGTTGGCCAGCGGGCTGGGCTTCGCCCGGGGCAACGTGCTGGGCGTCTACCTGCACGGCCTCTTCGAGGACCCGGCGGTGCAGCGGGCGCTCTTCGGCCGTGCGGCGGCGGGCCTGGAGCGCGAGTTCGACCGGCTGGCGGACGCGCTGGAGGAACATCTGGACATGGAGCGCATCGAAAATATGACGTTTTCGCACCGAAAGCCTGCGGGGCGCGCGGGGCCGGTCGCGCCCCCGGACCCGCCCCGGATTCCGCGCCTCGTCCTCTACCTGGGTGGGGCGCGGGCGGGAAAGAGCGCCGCGGCGCTGGCCCGGGCGCGGGCGCTGGGGGGCGGGGCGGTCAGCTTCGTCGCCACCGCCTCCCCCGGCGACGAGGAGATGGCGGCGCGGGCGGCGGCCCACCGGGCCGAGCGGCCCGCCGCCTGGGAGACGATCGAAGAACCCCGCGACGCGGCGGCGGCGCTGGGGCGCGCGAAACACGACGTCGTCGTGCTCGACTGCCTGACCCTGCTGGTCAGCAACCTGCTGCTAGAGGGCGGCGAGGCGGCGGTGCGAGAGGGCGTGGAAGCGCTGCTCGCCGCCTGGCGCGAAAGCGGCAGGACGCTCGTCGTCGTCAGCAACGAGGTGGGGATGGGCATCGTGCCGGAGAACGCCCTGGCCCGGCGCTACCGCGACCTGCTGGGCTGGGCCAACCGCACCGTGGCCGCGGCGGCGGACGAGGTGCGCCTAGTGGTGGCGGGGCGGGAGTTGCCGCTCGGGTAG
- a CDS encoding c-type cytochrome, whose translation MMRNGVLVIALVAGLGLAWASDAGKTAYDTYCAACHQVTGEGVKGVFTPLAGEVYEYIEKGEKGRKFLIHVVLFGLQGKITAMGVTYDGFMPPLAQISDAEIAAILNYTLTAWGNAEHLPKDFKPYTAEEVAKERGLKLTPQQVYLEWKALVEEKE comes from the coding sequence ATGATGAGGAACGGGGTGCTGGTCATCGCACTGGTTGCCGGTCTGGGCCTGGCGTGGGCTTCCGACGCCGGGAAAACCGCCTACGACACCTACTGCGCCGCCTGTCACCAGGTGACCGGCGAAGGCGTCAAGGGGGTTTTCACGCCGCTGGCCGGAGAGGTCTACGAGTACATCGAGAAGGGCGAAAAGGGGCGGAAGTTCCTCATTCACGTGGTGCTCTTCGGCCTCCAGGGGAAGATTACCGCCATGGGGGTCACCTACGACGGCTTCATGCCGCCGCTCGCGCAGATCAGCGACGCCGAGATCGCGGCCATCCTCAACTACACCCTCACCGCCTGGGGCAACGCCGAGCACCTGCCCAAGGACTTCAAGCCCTACACCGCGGAGGAGGTGGCCAAGGAGCGCGGCCTCAAGCTGACGCCGCAACAGGTCTACCTGGAGTGGAAGGCCCTGGTCGAAGAGAAGGAATAA
- a CDS encoding pyridoxal phosphate-dependent aminotransferase — MTFHGGPDGGPEPRYDFSSNANALGPNPAVLAAVRAADLSRYPDPRYGALREHLAAHHRVPAGSVVVGAGASELIHRLVRLRRGPVLTLEPTFGEYARAARAAGVRHRTARSPGEFLDLLEGAAVAFLAQPNNPTGELHDRAFVREAARRAERSGAWLVLDLAYAPLSERPVAAAAAAFRLFAPNKAHGLTGVRAGYLVAPAAEPAARLAEAAPSWVIGAAEVAFLRAQAGVAARTWLRGTLPTLFAWRCRLAALLRERGYEVQEGAANFVMARLGEEAAAFLRARGLRVRPLFDKGLPEWARLSAQPPAALAALAAALEERG, encoded by the coding sequence GTGACCTTCCACGGCGGGCCCGACGGCGGCCCCGAGCCCCGCTACGACTTCTCCAGCAACGCCAACGCCCTGGGGCCGAACCCGGCGGTGCTGGCGGCGGTGCGCGCCGCCGACCTTTCCCGTTACCCCGACCCGCGTTACGGGGCGCTACGGGAGCACCTGGCGGCCCATCACCGCGTTCCTGCGGGAAGCGTGGTGGTGGGAGCGGGGGCAAGCGAGCTGATCCACCGCCTGGTGCGGCTGCGCCGCGGGCCGGTGCTGACGCTCGAGCCCACCTTCGGCGAGTACGCCCGCGCGGCCCGCGCGGCCGGGGTGCGGCACCGGACGGCGCGTTCGCCCGGGGAGTTTTTGGACCTGTTGGAGGGGGCGGCGGTGGCCTTTCTGGCCCAGCCAAACAACCCCACCGGCGAGCTCCACGACCGCGCCTTCGTGCGCGAGGCGGCGCGGCGGGCCGAGCGCTCGGGCGCTTGGCTGGTACTGGACCTGGCCTACGCCCCCCTCAGCGAGCGGCCGGTCGCGGCCGCGGCCGCGGCCTTCCGGCTCTTCGCACCCAACAAGGCCCACGGCCTCACCGGCGTGCGCGCCGGCTACCTGGTCGCCCCGGCGGCGGAGCCGGCGGCGCGGCTCGCGGAGGCGGCCCCCTCGTGGGTCATCGGCGCGGCCGAGGTCGCCTTCTTGCGCGCCCAGGCGGGGGTCGCGGCGCGCACCTGGCTGCGCGGCACCCTCCCCACCCTCTTCGCCTGGCGGTGCCGGCTGGCCGCCCTCCTGCGCGAACGCGGCTACGAGGTGCAGGAGGGCGCGGCCAACTTCGTCATGGCGCGGTTGGGCGAGGAAGCGGCCGCCTTCTTGCGCGCGCGTGGGCTGCGGGTACGTCCGCTCTTCGACAAGGGCCTGCCCGAATGGGCGCGGCTTTCGGCCCAGCCGCCGGCGGCGCTGGCGGCGCTCGCCGCCGCCCTGGAGGAGCGCGGATGA